A genome region from Triticum aestivum cultivar Chinese Spring chromosome 2B, IWGSC CS RefSeq v2.1, whole genome shotgun sequence includes the following:
- the LOC123045058 gene encoding homeobox protein knotted-1-like 12 isoform X1: MDQSSFGNLGAGEGGSSSSKASSSFLQLQPLSTTTVASGPGPMGGTYYGTPLALHQAAAAAGSSQYQFHHHKSRGEEISQAEAEAIKAKIMAHPQYTALLVAYLDCQKVGAPPDVLERLTAMAAKIDAHPPGRLHEARDPELDQFMEAYCNMLAKYREELTRPIEEAMEFLKRVEAQLDSITGGGHGSARLSLADGKCEGVGSSEDEMDASGRENEPPEIDPRAEDKELKYQLLKKYSGYLSSLRQEFSKKKKKGKLPKEARQKLLHWWELHYKWPYPSETEKIALAESTGLDQKQINNWFINQRKRHWKPSEDMPFVMMEGFHPQNAAALYMDGQFMADGMYRLGS, translated from the exons ATGGATCAGAGCAGCTTTGGGAATCTCGGAGCTGGAGAAGGgggcagcagcagctccaaggcTTCTTCATCCTTCCTGCAGCTGCAGCCACTGTCGACAACGACGGTGGCTTCCGGGCCAGGCCCGATGGGCGGAACGTACTACGGCACACCGCTCGCGTTGCACCAGGCCGCCGCAGCAGCCGGGTCGTCGCAGTACCAGTTCCACCACCACAAGAGCAGAGGCGAGGAGATCTCGCAAGCGGAGGCTGAGGCCATTAAGGCCAAGATCATGGCGCACCCCCAGTACACCGCCCTCCTCGTCGCCTACCTCGACTGCCAGAAA GTCGGTGCGCCGCCGGACGTGCTGGAGCGGCTGACGGCCATGGCAGCGAAGATTGACGCCCACCCGCCGGGCCGGCTGCACGAGGCTCGCGACCCAGAGCTCGACCAGTTCATG GAGGCGTATTGCAACATGCTCGCCAAGTACAGGGAGGAGCTGACGCGGCCGATAGAGGAGGCCATGGAGTTCCTGAAGCGAGTGGAGGCGCAGCTCGACTCCATCACCGGCGGTGGCCACGGCTCCGCGCGCCTCTCCCTTGCCG ATGGCAAATGTGAAGGCGTTGGCTCTTCCGAGGATGAAATGGACGCTAGCGGGCGTGAAAATGAGCCGCCAGAGATAGACCCACGCGCTGAGGACAAGGAGCTCAAGTACCAGCTTCTGAAGAAGTACAGTGGCTATTTGAGCAGCCTCCGGCAAgagttctccaagaagaagaagaaggggaagctcCCAAAGGAGGCCAGGCAGAAGCTACTTCACTGGTGGGAGCTGCACTACAAGTGGCCTTACCCCTCG GAGACAGAAAAGATTGCGCTTGCGGAATCGACAGGGCTAGACCAGAAACAGATCAACAACTGGTTCATTAACCAGAGGAAACGGCATTGGAAACCGTCTGAGGACATGCCGTTTGTCATGATGGAAGGATTCCACCCACAGAATGCCGCTGCCCTCTACATGGACGGTCAATTCATGGCTGACGGCATGTACCGCCTTGGTTCGTAA
- the LOC123045058 gene encoding homeobox protein knotted-1-like 12 isoform X2, protein MGGTYYGTPLALHQAAAAAGSSQYQFHHHKSRGEEISQAEAEAIKAKIMAHPQYTALLVAYLDCQKVGAPPDVLERLTAMAAKIDAHPPGRLHEARDPELDQFMEAYCNMLAKYREELTRPIEEAMEFLKRVEAQLDSITGGGHGSARLSLADGKCEGVGSSEDEMDASGRENEPPEIDPRAEDKELKYQLLKKYSGYLSSLRQEFSKKKKKGKLPKEARQKLLHWWELHYKWPYPSETEKIALAESTGLDQKQINNWFINQRKRHWKPSEDMPFVMMEGFHPQNAAALYMDGQFMADGMYRLGS, encoded by the exons ATGGGCGGAACGTACTACGGCACACCGCTCGCGTTGCACCAGGCCGCCGCAGCAGCCGGGTCGTCGCAGTACCAGTTCCACCACCACAAGAGCAGAGGCGAGGAGATCTCGCAAGCGGAGGCTGAGGCCATTAAGGCCAAGATCATGGCGCACCCCCAGTACACCGCCCTCCTCGTCGCCTACCTCGACTGCCAGAAA GTCGGTGCGCCGCCGGACGTGCTGGAGCGGCTGACGGCCATGGCAGCGAAGATTGACGCCCACCCGCCGGGCCGGCTGCACGAGGCTCGCGACCCAGAGCTCGACCAGTTCATG GAGGCGTATTGCAACATGCTCGCCAAGTACAGGGAGGAGCTGACGCGGCCGATAGAGGAGGCCATGGAGTTCCTGAAGCGAGTGGAGGCGCAGCTCGACTCCATCACCGGCGGTGGCCACGGCTCCGCGCGCCTCTCCCTTGCCG ATGGCAAATGTGAAGGCGTTGGCTCTTCCGAGGATGAAATGGACGCTAGCGGGCGTGAAAATGAGCCGCCAGAGATAGACCCACGCGCTGAGGACAAGGAGCTCAAGTACCAGCTTCTGAAGAAGTACAGTGGCTATTTGAGCAGCCTCCGGCAAgagttctccaagaagaagaagaaggggaagctcCCAAAGGAGGCCAGGCAGAAGCTACTTCACTGGTGGGAGCTGCACTACAAGTGGCCTTACCCCTCG GAGACAGAAAAGATTGCGCTTGCGGAATCGACAGGGCTAGACCAGAAACAGATCAACAACTGGTTCATTAACCAGAGGAAACGGCATTGGAAACCGTCTGAGGACATGCCGTTTGTCATGATGGAAGGATTCCACCCACAGAATGCCGCTGCCCTCTACATGGACGGTCAATTCATGGCTGACGGCATGTACCGCCTTGGTTCGTAA